From uncultured Treponema sp.:
GTTTTCCGCTTCAGAAAGCCTTCGAAGGCAGATATAGTTTTGCCGGCCTTTTAAAAGCACCGCCTTTATTTTTTTTCCGATTAATTTTTGCGCAAACGGAATGTCTTTTTCAAAAAGCTGCTGCTGAAGATTTATTGTTCCCGTGGAAACAACGACGCATTCCTTGTTTTTTACCGACCAAAGCATTGCCGGAATCAAATACGCAAAACTTTTTCCAACTCCAGTTCCGGCTTCAAAAACGCCGATTTTTTCCTTATTAAATGAAGACGTGATTTCTTTTGAAAGTGAAATTTGAGACGGACGCTCCTCGTAGTTTCCGTAGGATTTTGCGAACGGACCTTGGCTTGAAAGGAAAAATGCAGTTTCGTCCTCATTCAAAAGCTCGATTTTTTTAGGCTTGACCGGCTCCACAACCACATAAACCCGGGAAACTTCATTGTCAACTATGTAAAATCCGAGCGAAGTGTCAGAAGCATTGTACGCAATATTTTGGTCAGCCTCGCTAGGCGAAAGATTTCCGCTTGGATGATTATGGATTATGACATTTCCTTCTCTTGCGGCGTTTTTATTCACAACTACGGAATTTTCATTTCCGCGCGCGCCAGCCTGAACCGAAACAACAATGCCTTCTAAATTTATTTTTCCAGCCCAAAAAACTTCATTTCCGTCCGCGTCCTCAATATCAGAGCGCATGGTGTCAATTACATTTTGGCTGAATCTTTTCAAGGCTTCCATAATCAGCGGTATTTTAGATTGAAAGAAAAAAATGTTCAACAAGCTGATTTTATATGTGAATAAAATCACAATATTTTCTGCAAGCTGTTATAAATTTCACAAGAAAATTGAAAATTCGTCAAAATCGGGTTTAAAAGGCCGTTTTCGTTTTTATTTTCATTAACAGGTATATTTTTTTGTGTTATAATATAATTTGAATGTTGCTGTCATAGAAGGAATTTTCTTCGGACTATGCGGCGGCTCTTTTAAAACCATTTGCACACAGGAGATATTTATGGCAAACAAAATCACCATTATTGGTGCTGGACAAGTTGGCTCATCTATTGCTTATGCCCTTTGTCTTAAAAGCATTGCAACTGAAATCGTTATGATTGACATTGACAAAAACCGCGCTATGGGAGAAGCTCTGGACATCCGCCAGGGAACTCCGTACATGAGCCCTGTAAATATTCACGACGGCTCTTATGAAGACGCAAAAGATTCAGACCTTGTAATCTTGACTTCTGGAGTTGCACGCAAGCCTGGACAGTCTCGTCTTGACCTTGCGCAGACAAACGTAAACATCACAAAGTCAATTATTCCGCAGATTGCAAAAGCTGCTCCAAACGCAATTTATATCATCGTTGCAAATCCTGTTGACATTCTTACATATCAGTTTGTAAAAACATCTGGAATTCCTGCTGACCACATTCTCGGAACAGGAACTTTGCTTGACACAGCAAGATTGCGCACAAAAATCGCTGATGTATACGGAATCGGACAGCCTAACCTTCACGCTTATGTTTTCGGCGAACACGGAGATTCTTCATTTGTTCCGTGGTCTTTGGTAAACGTTGCTTCTGTTCCTGTAGATTCATACTATGACAGCCTCAACGGAAAAGGAAAAGCAAAGCCTGACCATGCAGAAATCGAGGACTTTGTACGCAAATCAGGCGGAATCATTATTTCAGCAAAAAAATGCACAAACTACGGAATCGGAGCTACAACAGCGCGTCTTTGCGAAATCATCAAAAATTCAAATGATTCTGTTACAATCGCTTCTTCAATGCTTACAGGCGAATACGGAATCAGCGATGTATGTTTGAGCATTCTCACAGTTGTAGGCGGAAACGGAATTACAGGACGTCTTGTTGCTCCTCTTACAGACAACGAAATTGCACAGCTCAAGCATTCCGCAGACTGCCTCAAAGACGTAATCAAGCAGCTGGAGTTCTAAATGGAA
This genomic window contains:
- a CDS encoding L-lactate dehydrogenase gives rise to the protein MANKITIIGAGQVGSSIAYALCLKSIATEIVMIDIDKNRAMGEALDIRQGTPYMSPVNIHDGSYEDAKDSDLVILTSGVARKPGQSRLDLAQTNVNITKSIIPQIAKAAPNAIYIIVANPVDILTYQFVKTSGIPADHILGTGTLLDTARLRTKIADVYGIGQPNLHAYVFGEHGDSSFVPWSLVNVASVPVDSYYDSLNGKGKAKPDHAEIEDFVRKSGGIIISAKKCTNYGIGATTARLCEIIKNSNDSVTIASSMLTGEYGISDVCLSILTVVGGNGITGRLVAPLTDNEIAQLKHSADCLKDVIKQLEF